The following proteins are co-located in the Desulfatitalea tepidiphila genome:
- a CDS encoding LL-diaminopimelate aminotransferase, producing the protein MIRINENFLKLQASYLFANIAKRVDAFQAQHADKSIIRLGIGDVTRALPQACIAAMHKAVDEMATDSTFRGYGPEQGYAFLREKVALHDFQNRGARIEADEIFISDGAKCDTGNMQELFATDIRVAIPDPVYPVYVDTNVMAGRTGGFQDDRYDGLVYLPCDENNNYVPQLPEERVDLIYLCFPNNPTGATIRKDQLKEWVEYARANKALILFDAAYEAFIQDDELPHSIYELEGAREVAIEFRSYSKTAGFTGTRCAYVVVPKECRAFTSDGREMAIHGLWNRRHSTKFNGVSYPVQRAAEAIYSDEGQAQVKALIDGYMKNAAYIRQSFQDLGFDCVGGENSPYVWINGRRDSWAFFDLLLSEAGVVCTPGAGFGKCGQHYIRISAFNSFENVEKAIARIQNVLS; encoded by the coding sequence ATGATTCGAATCAACGAAAATTTTCTAAAACTCCAGGCCAGTTACCTTTTTGCCAACATCGCCAAGCGGGTGGACGCCTTCCAGGCGCAGCATGCCGACAAATCGATCATTCGACTGGGCATCGGTGATGTGACCCGCGCCTTGCCCCAGGCCTGTATCGCGGCCATGCACAAAGCCGTGGATGAAATGGCCACAGACAGCACGTTCAGAGGGTATGGGCCCGAGCAGGGATATGCTTTTTTGCGTGAAAAAGTTGCTCTGCACGATTTTCAAAACCGGGGCGCCAGGATCGAAGCGGACGAAATTTTCATCAGCGACGGCGCCAAATGCGACACCGGAAACATGCAGGAGCTCTTCGCCACCGACATCCGGGTGGCCATACCCGACCCGGTCTACCCGGTCTATGTAGACACCAACGTCATGGCCGGACGCACCGGTGGCTTCCAGGACGATCGTTACGACGGGCTGGTCTACCTGCCGTGCGACGAAAACAACAACTACGTGCCCCAGCTGCCCGAAGAGCGTGTGGATCTGATCTACCTTTGCTTCCCTAACAACCCCACCGGTGCGACCATCCGCAAGGACCAGTTGAAAGAGTGGGTCGAATATGCCCGCGCCAACAAGGCCCTGATCCTTTTCGATGCGGCCTACGAGGCCTTTATCCAGGACGATGAACTGCCCCATTCCATCTATGAACTCGAAGGTGCCCGCGAGGTTGCCATCGAATTCCGCAGTTACTCCAAAACCGCCGGGTTTACCGGTACCCGCTGTGCGTATGTCGTGGTTCCCAAAGAGTGCAGGGCTTTCACTTCCGACGGACGGGAAATGGCTATCCACGGCCTGTGGAACAGGCGCCACTCGACCAAGTTCAACGGTGTGTCCTATCCGGTGCAACGCGCGGCCGAGGCGATCTACTCGGACGAAGGACAAGCCCAGGTCAAGGCATTGATCGACGGCTACATGAAAAACGCCGCCTATATCCGACAATCCTTCCAGGATTTGGGATTCGATTGCGTAGGCGGTGAAAATTCCCCCTACGTGTGGATCAACGGGCGGCGCGACTCATGGGCCTTTTTCGACCTGCTGCTCAGCGAAGCGGGGGTGGTCTGCACGCCGGGCGCCGGATTCGGCAAATGCGGGCAACACTACATCCGCATCAGTGCCTTCAACAGTTTCGAAAATGTCGAAAAAGCAATCGCCCGTATACAGAATGTTCTCAGCTAA
- a CDS encoding fibronectin type III domain-containing protein produces the protein MSKPGLLLTKKLSFHSNPPKFQQPDSLARRRGQDRRLLRFALLIGMLFFAFCYPSLVRAAQVTLAWDANNPAPEGYRLYQRVGSSAYNYEQPAWSGRGTTCTISDLSEGSQYHFVVRAYVAYSESGDSNEVSYYAEPAEPTPVNSAPTARAGSDQTLLGGTIVMLDGRMSSDPDGDSLRYAWTQTGGPSVSLSGRNTTQPTFTAPAGTTTNTVLTFQLLATDPGGLSDSDTCRVTIPAVIETNDPPVAEAGKNQTVISSAGVTLDGSGSTDPEGQTLTYQWRQTSGTAVQLASANRARASFTAPLVNTGQQVTLIFELTVSDDQMLTCTDTCIVQVNPAPVADGDGVPDGQDASGEEVENGSDPLNPGENQAPDRPRIVSPSNGATGVSLRARISASAFSDTDSGDRHKKSQWRIVNVSNQRVVMDIEMYRYLTGIRLPYFLLDPGRTYTCQVKYFDQNGMGSEWSSPVSFTTASATYWWNSRGLVEGEEAPDNTDLNANGISDATETETIKSVLAVDGRHTMAVAVEPDTNAATIEGAGTIDPYAEDTVPQVQDIGPYGLIGYRVQVAQPGESTTVSLYFSGDVDDSTPWVTMTSDGDYPDCSEGVIHQTDGSMVRELTDGGEDDLDGVANGIIIDAVGPRSLSSGDQSQDNGTPSSSSGGGGGGGCFIGALLK, from the coding sequence ATGTCTAAACCAGGGTTGCTGCTTACCAAAAAACTGAGTTTCCATTCTAATCCACCCAAATTTCAACAACCAGATTCCCTTGCCAGACGTCGCGGTCAGGACCGGCGACTGCTACGCTTCGCACTCTTGATCGGCATGCTCTTCTTTGCATTCTGCTATCCTTCTCTGGTGCGAGCCGCACAGGTCACCCTGGCCTGGGATGCAAACAATCCGGCGCCCGAAGGTTATCGTCTTTACCAGCGTGTGGGAAGCAGTGCATATAATTACGAACAGCCGGCCTGGTCCGGCAGGGGCACCACCTGCACCATCAGCGATCTCAGCGAAGGCTCCCAGTACCACTTTGTCGTCCGGGCTTATGTCGCCTATTCTGAAAGCGGAGACTCCAACGAAGTCTCCTATTACGCAGAACCCGCCGAGCCCACACCGGTCAACAGCGCACCGACCGCCCGTGCGGGTTCCGACCAGACTCTCCTTGGCGGCACGATCGTCATGCTGGACGGCAGAATGTCGTCCGATCCGGACGGCGACAGCTTGAGGTATGCCTGGACGCAAACCGGCGGCCCCAGCGTCTCCTTATCGGGCCGCAATACCACCCAGCCGACATTTACGGCACCAGCGGGAACCACCACCAACACCGTGTTGACCTTTCAGCTTCTCGCAACCGATCCCGGTGGTTTGAGCGACAGCGACACCTGCCGCGTCACGATTCCGGCCGTGATCGAAACGAACGATCCTCCCGTGGCCGAGGCCGGCAAGAATCAGACCGTGATTTCCAGTGCCGGTGTCACCCTGGACGGTTCGGGGTCGACGGATCCCGAGGGGCAAACGCTCACCTACCAGTGGCGCCAGACCAGCGGCACCGCGGTGCAGCTCGCCTCCGCCAACCGGGCCAGGGCCTCCTTTACTGCGCCACTGGTCAATACCGGTCAACAGGTGACATTGATCTTCGAACTGACGGTATCCGACGACCAGATGCTGACATGCACCGATACCTGTATCGTACAAGTCAATCCGGCGCCGGTGGCCGATGGCGACGGCGTGCCGGATGGGCAGGATGCTTCCGGTGAAGAGGTTGAAAACGGCAGCGATCCGCTGAATCCCGGGGAAAACCAGGCGCCGGATCGCCCCCGCATCGTCTCACCATCCAATGGCGCCACGGGGGTCAGTCTGCGGGCCAGGATCAGCGCCTCGGCCTTTTCCGATACCGACAGTGGAGACCGGCATAAAAAATCTCAATGGCGCATTGTCAACGTCTCGAACCAGCGCGTGGTCATGGATATCGAAATGTACCGCTACCTGACCGGCATCCGATTGCCCTATTTCCTCCTCGATCCGGGCAGGACCTACACTTGCCAGGTCAAATATTTCGACCAGAACGGGATGGGCTCGGAGTGGTCATCGCCGGTGTCGTTCACCACGGCCAGCGCCACCTACTGGTGGAACAGCCGGGGGCTCGTGGAAGGCGAGGAGGCGCCCGACAACACTGACCTGAATGCCAACGGCATCTCGGATGCAACTGAAACTGAAACGATCAAAAGCGTGCTGGCCGTGGACGGCCGACACACCATGGCGGTGGCGGTTGAACCCGACACGAATGCAGCGACCATCGAGGGTGCCGGCACCATCGATCCCTATGCGGAAGATACCGTCCCCCAAGTCCAGGATATCGGCCCCTATGGATTGATCGGCTACCGTGTCCAAGTGGCCCAGCCGGGCGAATCGACGACCGTATCCCTGTACTTCAGCGGTGACGTCGATGACAGCACCCCATGGGTGACCATGACCAGCGACGGCGACTACCCGGATTGCAGCGAAGGGGTCATTCACCAGACAGATGGAAGCATGGTCAGGGAACTCACCGACGGTGGCGAAGATGACCTCGACGGCGTGGCCAACGGCATCATCATCGACGCCGTAGGACCGCGCTCGCTGTCCAGCGGCGACCAAAGCCAGGATAACGGCACGCCCTCTTCTTCATCGGGTGGCGGCGGGGGTGGGGGCTGCTTTATAGGGGCATTGCTGAAATGA
- the carB gene encoding carbamoyl-phosphate synthase large subunit yields MPKREDIHKILIIGSGPIIIGQACEFDYSGTQACKALRSLGYEIVLVNSNPATIMTDPGMADVTYIEPLNVDTLERIIAQEKPDALLPNLGGQSALNLSSELQRLGILEKYGVRIIGVNIEAIERGEDRTAFKTTMERLGIDMPRSRAVNTLEDAEKVAAELGYPVVIRPAYTMGGTGGGLVYNLEELQTIVNRGLAASLIHQVLVEESVLGWEELELEVVRDARNQMITVCFIENVDAMGVHTGDSYCTAPMLTISPELQKRLQDYSYAIVEAIEVIGGTNVQFAHDPKTDRVVVIEINPRTSRSSALASKATGFPIARVSSLLAGGLTMDEIPYWREGTLEKYTPSGDYVVVKFARWAFEKFAGIQDQLGTQMRAVGEVMSIGKNYKEAFQKAIRSLEINRYGLGFAKNFHELSLPTLLGRLTTPTSERQFIMYEALRKGADIDALYELTHIKPWFIQQMKELVDLEEEVLTFKGKTLPDELLARAKKDGFADRYLARLLGVPEDKIREQRLAMGMAQAWEAVPVSGVENAAYYYSTYNGTDQVPVSDRRKIMVLGGGPNRIGQGIEFDYCCVHAAMAIREAGLESIMVNCNPETVSTDYDTSDKLYFEPLTVEDVLSIYQKEKPEGVIVQFGGQTPLNIARQLSEAGANILGTSPETIDLAEDRARFGGIMHGLGIPMPDSGMAVSYDQALEIASRIGYPLMVRPSYVLGGRGMEIVHDDQMLKRYLSVAVEEVTPEQPVLIDKFLDNAIEAEADAIADGADAFVPAVMEHIELAGIHSGDSACVIPPISLSPRHLDTIREYTRRIAIELKVVGLMNIQYAIYEDTVYVLEANPRASRTVPIVSKVCGLSMARLATQVILGKRVADLNLRERQIPYFGLKEAVFPFNMFPEVDPVLGPEMRSTGEVLGMAHTFGRAFFKAQEATQSRLPLEGTVLFTVADRDKSAAIEPVRRFRELGFTIMATEGTHRFLQEKGIETVPISKLDLGRPNLVDAIKSGQIHLVVNTPSGKKGSADSSNIRKTAIRYKVPYITTTAAAIAAAKGIAARREGVPEVRSLQQYHAEIG; encoded by the coding sequence ATGCCCAAACGCGAAGACATCCACAAGATCCTCATTATCGGTTCCGGTCCCATTATCATCGGCCAGGCCTGCGAATTCGACTATTCCGGCACACAGGCCTGCAAGGCGTTGCGCTCCCTGGGCTATGAGATCGTCCTGGTCAATTCCAACCCGGCCACGATCATGACGGATCCAGGCATGGCCGACGTCACCTATATCGAACCGTTGAATGTGGATACCTTGGAAAGGATCATCGCCCAGGAAAAACCCGATGCCCTCCTGCCCAATTTAGGCGGCCAATCAGCTCTCAATCTCTCCAGTGAACTGCAACGATTGGGTATTCTGGAAAAATACGGCGTGCGGATAATCGGCGTGAACATCGAGGCCATCGAACGCGGCGAGGACCGCACGGCTTTCAAGACGACCATGGAGCGTTTGGGCATCGACATGCCGCGCAGCAGAGCGGTCAATACCCTGGAAGATGCCGAAAAGGTGGCCGCCGAGCTGGGCTACCCGGTGGTCATCCGTCCGGCTTACACCATGGGCGGGACCGGCGGGGGCCTGGTTTACAACCTGGAAGAGCTGCAAACCATAGTCAACCGGGGTTTGGCGGCCAGCCTCATCCACCAGGTCCTGGTCGAGGAATCGGTGCTCGGCTGGGAGGAGTTGGAACTGGAGGTGGTGCGGGACGCCAGGAATCAGATGATCACCGTCTGCTTCATCGAAAACGTGGACGCCATGGGTGTGCATACGGGAGACAGCTACTGCACGGCCCCCATGCTGACCATTTCTCCCGAGCTGCAGAAAAGGCTTCAGGACTATTCCTACGCCATCGTCGAGGCCATCGAGGTGATCGGCGGTACCAACGTCCAGTTCGCCCACGATCCCAAGACCGATCGGGTGGTCGTCATCGAGATCAATCCGCGCACCTCGCGGTCGTCGGCCCTGGCTTCCAAGGCCACCGGTTTTCCCATCGCGCGCGTCTCGTCGCTGCTGGCCGGCGGGCTGACCATGGACGAGATTCCTTACTGGCGGGAGGGGACCCTGGAAAAGTACACCCCGTCGGGCGATTACGTGGTGGTCAAATTCGCCCGCTGGGCCTTTGAGAAATTCGCCGGTATACAGGACCAGCTCGGCACCCAGATGCGGGCCGTCGGCGAGGTGATGAGCATCGGCAAGAATTACAAAGAGGCATTCCAGAAGGCGATCCGCAGCCTGGAGATCAACCGTTACGGGTTGGGATTTGCCAAGAACTTCCACGAGCTTTCCCTGCCGACCCTCTTGGGGCGGCTGACCACACCCACCAGCGAGCGCCAGTTCATCATGTACGAAGCCTTGCGCAAGGGCGCAGACATCGATGCCCTCTATGAATTGACCCATATCAAACCCTGGTTCATCCAGCAGATGAAGGAACTGGTCGATCTGGAAGAGGAGGTCCTGACCTTCAAGGGCAAAACATTGCCCGATGAATTGCTGGCCCGGGCCAAGAAAGACGGTTTCGCCGATCGCTATCTGGCACGCCTGCTCGGGGTTCCCGAGGACAAGATCCGGGAGCAGCGTCTGGCCATGGGGATGGCCCAGGCCTGGGAGGCTGTGCCGGTCAGCGGTGTGGAGAATGCCGCCTACTACTACTCGACCTATAACGGCACCGATCAGGTGCCGGTGAGCGACCGTCGGAAGATCATGGTGCTGGGCGGGGGCCCCAACCGCATCGGCCAGGGTATCGAGTTCGACTACTGCTGCGTCCATGCCGCCATGGCCATCCGTGAGGCCGGTTTGGAATCGATCATGGTCAATTGCAACCCGGAGACGGTCTCCACCGATTACGACACCTCGGACAAGCTTTACTTCGAGCCCTTGACCGTAGAGGATGTGCTCAGCATCTATCAGAAGGAGAAACCCGAGGGCGTCATCGTGCAATTCGGCGGCCAGACGCCGCTCAACATCGCCCGCCAGCTTTCCGAAGCCGGCGCCAACATCCTGGGCACCTCGCCGGAGACCATCGACCTGGCCGAGGATCGTGCCCGTTTCGGCGGCATCATGCACGGCCTGGGCATTCCCATGCCGGATTCGGGCATGGCCGTCAGTTACGACCAGGCGCTGGAGATCGCCAGCCGCATCGGCTATCCGCTGATGGTGCGGCCATCCTATGTGCTCGGCGGCCGCGGCATGGAGATCGTGCACGACGACCAGATGCTCAAACGCTATTTGAGCGTGGCCGTGGAGGAGGTGACTCCGGAGCAACCGGTGCTGATCGACAAGTTCCTGGACAACGCCATCGAGGCCGAGGCCGATGCCATTGCCGACGGCGCGGATGCCTTCGTTCCGGCGGTGATGGAGCACATCGAACTGGCCGGCATCCATTCCGGCGATTCGGCCTGTGTCATCCCGCCCATCAGCCTGTCTCCCCGGCATCTGGATACGATCCGCGAATATACTCGGCGCATCGCCATCGAGTTGAAGGTGGTCGGCCTGATGAATATCCAGTATGCCATCTACGAGGACACGGTGTATGTATTGGAGGCCAATCCGCGCGCATCGCGTACCGTGCCCATCGTTTCCAAGGTGTGTGGCCTCTCCATGGCGCGGCTGGCCACCCAGGTGATCCTGGGCAAGCGCGTGGCCGACCTGAACCTGCGGGAGCGCCAGATTCCCTACTTCGGGCTGAAGGAGGCGGTCTTCCCGTTCAACATGTTCCCGGAGGTCGATCCGGTGCTGGGGCCGGAAATGCGCTCCACCGGCGAGGTGCTGGGCATGGCCCACACCTTCGGCCGCGCTTTTTTCAAGGCCCAGGAGGCCACCCAGTCGCGTCTGCCCCTGGAAGGGACGGTGCTGTTCACGGTGGCCGATCGCGACAAATCGGCGGCCATCGAACCGGTGCGGCGCTTCCGCGAGCTGGGTTTCACGATCATGGCCACCGAGGGCACCCATCGGTTCCTGCAGGAGAAAGGGATCGAGACGGTACCCATCTCCAAGCTCGATCTCGGACGGCCCAACCTGGTGGATGCCATCAAGAGCGGCCAGATCCATCTGGTCGTCAATACGCCGTCGGGGAAAAAGGGTTCCGCCGACAGCTCCAATATCCGTAAGACCGCCATCAGGTACAAGGTGCCCTATATCACGACGACGGCGGCCGCCATCGCCGCCGCCAAGGGTATCGCCGCGCGCCGCGAAGGGGTGCCGGAAGTGCGGTCGCTGCAGCAGTATCACGCAGAGATCGGATAA
- a CDS encoding PAS domain S-box protein, with translation MRFEVKSGWYIIEQGLALPDGFPTSGRLGGRLCYEEFVRSNKPLAAFPDLMQTGYLDSDPDVKRFQLKACLGAPIRQNGQVIGALAVFDQRPRDFDDIQRKALISTAHIFGLVMDRRRLARQIDRKRAHEKLLADVSAAAISTNEVSFLDDCLGTLGRALEVDEAHIFWFDAGSYTFTPHRSYWRSDRLIPNSSGDAFFNFYSMPLIREVIDSLKPFLCENAAFLTDEASQAAMRKNDMAAFLVLPICNERQVFGMLAMHMHHGPLKCDQEDLETFMAISGIIAQWKERLDISRELDESQALIYQLFQLSPTAIYQVDLENQRFVKVNDEVCRATGYTEQELLNMRADQILTPASLHLMQQRMQDLQAGQPISENVEFEIQTKDGEAQWGHFHIRHLYKEGKIWGANVVAHVITEQKKAQEELANYRLRLESLVEERTRELTLANQKLRDEVALRKQTELELRGKTARLEEMNTAMRVLLDKRSEDRLRSEENIRVNLVQLIEPYIDRLKSSELSAKQQQLLDVIRTNLNDVIGSPMPELSAKYYIFSPGELKVANLIRKGKTTKETAHMLNISPRTVESFRNSIRNKLGLKNKRVNLKTYLSAKE, from the coding sequence ATGCGGTTTGAGGTGAAAAGCGGGTGGTACATCATCGAACAGGGCCTCGCCTTGCCGGATGGTTTTCCCACGAGTGGGCGGCTCGGAGGTCGCCTGTGCTATGAAGAATTTGTCAGATCCAACAAGCCCCTGGCGGCTTTCCCGGATTTGATGCAAACCGGCTATCTGGATTCGGATCCGGATGTGAAGCGATTCCAGTTGAAGGCCTGTCTCGGGGCGCCGATCCGCCAGAACGGTCAGGTGATCGGGGCCCTGGCAGTATTTGATCAGCGTCCTCGTGATTTCGACGATATCCAACGCAAGGCCCTGATATCTACAGCCCATATTTTCGGCCTGGTGATGGATCGGCGGCGATTGGCGCGTCAGATAGACCGTAAAAGAGCGCATGAAAAACTGCTTGCCGATGTTTCGGCTGCGGCCATTTCCACCAATGAAGTCTCCTTTCTCGATGACTGCCTCGGGACGCTGGGCCGCGCGCTTGAAGTCGATGAGGCCCACATCTTCTGGTTCGATGCCGGGAGCTACACTTTTACACCCCACAGGTCATACTGGCGGAGCGATCGATTGATTCCGAATAGCAGCGGGGATGCATTCTTCAATTTCTATTCGATGCCGCTGATTCGCGAAGTGATAGACAGTCTCAAACCTTTTCTGTGCGAGAATGCAGCCTTTTTGACGGACGAAGCCAGCCAGGCCGCGATGCGGAAAAACGATATGGCCGCTTTCCTGGTGTTGCCCATTTGCAATGAGCGGCAGGTTTTCGGCATGCTTGCCATGCACATGCACCATGGCCCGCTCAAGTGTGACCAGGAGGACCTGGAGACCTTCATGGCCATTTCCGGAATCATTGCCCAATGGAAGGAGCGGCTTGATATTTCACGTGAATTGGATGAAAGCCAGGCCCTCATCTATCAGCTGTTTCAGTTGTCCCCGACCGCCATTTACCAGGTGGATTTGGAAAATCAACGGTTCGTCAAAGTCAATGACGAAGTGTGCCGGGCGACGGGATATACGGAACAAGAGCTCTTAAACATGCGTGCGGACCAGATTCTGACGCCTGCCAGTCTCCATCTGATGCAACAGCGTATGCAGGACCTGCAGGCGGGTCAGCCGATTTCGGAAAATGTCGAATTCGAGATCCAAACCAAGGATGGCGAGGCGCAGTGGGGCCATTTCCACATCCGTCATCTCTATAAAGAGGGAAAAATCTGGGGGGCCAATGTAGTCGCCCATGTCATTACCGAGCAGAAAAAGGCCCAGGAGGAGCTGGCCAATTACCGTCTCCGGCTCGAGTCCCTGGTCGAGGAGCGCACCCGGGAACTCACCCTGGCCAACCAGAAACTGCGTGATGAGGTGGCGCTGCGCAAACAGACCGAACTTGAGCTGCGCGGCAAGACCGCACGCCTGGAGGAGATGAATACGGCCATGCGGGTTCTTCTGGACAAACGCAGTGAAGATCGCCTGCGGTCCGAGGAAAATATCAGGGTCAACCTGGTCCAGTTGATCGAACCTTACATCGATCGACTGAAGAGCAGTGAACTGAGTGCGAAACAGCAGCAGCTGTTGGATGTGATCCGGACCAACCTGAATGATGTCATCGGCTCGCCCATGCCTGAATTATCGGCCAAATATTATATCTTTTCACCCGGGGAGTTGAAAGTGGCCAACCTGATACGAAAGGGCAAGACGACGAAAGAGACCGCTCACATGCTCAACATTTCCCCCCGAACGGTCGAGTCTTTCCGCAACAGCATACGTAACAAGCTCGGACTCAAGAACAAGCGCGTGAATCTGAAGACCTACCTCTCCGCCAAAGAGTGA
- the lysA gene encoding diaminopimelate decarboxylase — MPMSPSFRDRLFPLLPEIADRFGTPFHIYDETGIRETGDRLKKAFGRLEGFKEYYAVKALPNPHILRIMRDMGFGFDCSSAPELTLARQAGSHGEDLMFTSNNTDQEEFAAAQAQGGCLLNLDDISLVAKVPVMPETICFRYNPGPRRSGNSIIGNPVEAKYGVAHHQLIDAYRQAIDRGAKRFGLHTMLASNELNYAYMVQTVEMLLDVARWVTAELGIHFDFINMGGGLGIPYRLEDRPFDLASMAGDIVALFEAFEKNEGYRPKLYMESGRYMTGPHGVLVVRAINRKEIYRTYVGVDATMSALMRPAMYGAYHHIEVPGKSESAGTETVDVVGSLCENNDKFAIQRTLPRIDVDDLLVIQDTGAHGHAMGFNYNAKLRPKELLFHSDGEVELIRRAETEQDYFATLQFEPQRLTPGK, encoded by the coding sequence ATGCCGATGAGCCCCTCTTTCCGCGACCGACTTTTCCCTCTCCTTCCGGAGATCGCCGACCGATTCGGCACGCCGTTCCATATCTACGACGAAACGGGGATCCGGGAAACCGGGGATCGGCTCAAAAAAGCCTTCGGCCGCCTGGAAGGCTTTAAAGAGTATTACGCCGTGAAAGCGCTTCCCAATCCCCACATTCTGAGGATCATGCGGGACATGGGGTTCGGTTTCGACTGCAGTTCTGCCCCTGAACTGACCTTGGCACGGCAGGCGGGCAGCCACGGTGAGGACCTCATGTTCACCTCCAACAACACCGACCAGGAGGAATTTGCGGCTGCCCAAGCCCAGGGCGGCTGTCTCCTCAATCTCGACGACATCTCTCTGGTCGCCAAGGTCCCGGTGATGCCCGAAACCATTTGTTTCCGTTACAATCCGGGGCCCCGGCGCAGCGGCAACAGCATCATCGGCAATCCGGTGGAGGCCAAGTACGGCGTGGCCCATCATCAATTGATCGATGCCTATCGACAAGCCATAGACAGGGGGGCCAAACGTTTCGGCCTGCACACCATGCTGGCCTCCAATGAACTCAATTACGCCTATATGGTCCAAACCGTTGAGATGCTGCTGGATGTGGCCCGCTGGGTGACCGCCGAGCTGGGCATCCACTTCGATTTCATCAACATGGGCGGCGGGCTGGGCATACCCTACCGTCTCGAAGACAGGCCTTTCGATCTGGCGTCCATGGCCGGCGACATCGTGGCGCTTTTTGAGGCATTTGAAAAAAACGAGGGCTATCGTCCCAAACTCTATATGGAAAGCGGCCGATACATGACCGGCCCCCATGGCGTACTGGTGGTCCGGGCGATCAATCGCAAGGAAATCTATCGCACCTACGTCGGGGTGGACGCCACCATGTCCGCCCTGATGCGCCCGGCCATGTATGGCGCCTACCACCATATCGAGGTCCCGGGAAAATCCGAGTCCGCCGGAACCGAAACCGTGGACGTGGTCGGTTCGCTTTGCGAGAACAACGACAAGTTCGCCATCCAGCGAACCTTGCCGCGTATCGATGTGGACGATCTGCTCGTCATACAGGATACCGGCGCCCACGGCCATGCCATGGGATTCAACTACAATGCCAAGCTGCGGCCCAAAGAGTTGCTTTTCCACAGCGATGGAGAAGTCGAACTGATCCGCCGCGCCGAAACGGAACAAGACTATTTTGCGACCCTGCAATTCGAACCGCAGCGTTTGACCCCCGGCAAGTGA
- a CDS encoding SDR family oxidoreductase — MALTLGKALVTGGAGFIGSHIAEALVAQGCEVTVLDNLSSGRLANLDVIRERITFVEGDIEDPEVLSSSARGCDTVFHQAAVVSVPQTIHQPVTSAAVNDLGTIKVLEAARQNGVRRVVLASSSAVYGDVPQLPKTEAMAPSPLSPYAIQKLTNEFYAELYHRMYGLQTVCLRYFNVYGPRQDPSSPYSGVISIFMRKALQNQQPIIYGDGRQTRDFVFVKDVVQANILAATHESVSGRVYNIGTSNSVEINALWHSIAALAGCGLLPEHAGARPGDIVHSLASIQRAKEQLEFQPVHDFSEGLQKTFDWYRQQAQQE; from the coding sequence ATGGCATTGACTTTGGGCAAGGCGTTGGTGACCGGCGGTGCGGGTTTTATCGGATCCCACATTGCGGAGGCGCTGGTGGCGCAGGGCTGTGAGGTCACAGTTCTGGACAACCTGTCCAGCGGCCGCCTGGCCAACTTGGATGTCATCCGCGAACGGATTACCTTCGTTGAAGGCGACATCGAAGATCCAGAGGTTCTCTCCTCGTCGGCTCGCGGATGCGATACCGTTTTTCATCAGGCCGCGGTGGTTTCTGTGCCACAAACCATCCACCAGCCGGTCACCTCGGCCGCCGTTAACGATTTGGGTACGATCAAGGTTCTCGAGGCAGCCCGGCAAAACGGGGTGCGCAGAGTCGTCTTGGCCAGCTCCAGTGCTGTCTACGGCGATGTCCCCCAATTGCCCAAAACAGAGGCCATGGCCCCGTCACCGCTGAGCCCCTATGCGATCCAAAAGCTGACCAACGAGTTTTACGCCGAACTCTATCACCGGATGTATGGCCTGCAAACGGTTTGCCTGCGCTATTTCAATGTCTATGGACCACGCCAGGATCCCTCATCGCCCTATTCCGGGGTCATCTCCATCTTTATGCGCAAGGCCCTTCAAAACCAACAGCCGATCATTTACGGAGACGGGCGTCAGACCCGCGATTTCGTTTTTGTCAAGGATGTGGTTCAGGCCAATATCCTGGCAGCGACCCATGAGAGCGTGTCCGGCCGGGTCTACAATATCGGTACCAGCAACTCGGTCGAAATCAATGCACTCTGGCATTCGATTGCCGCATTGGCCGGCTGTGGCCTGTTGCCCGAACATGCGGGCGCCCGTCCCGGAGATATTGTCCACTCATTGGCCAGTATTCAACGGGCCAAAGAGCAGTTGGAGTTCCAACCGGTGCATGATTTTTCGGAGGGACTGCAAAAAACTTTCGACTGGTACCGCCAGCAGGCCCAACAGGAATAG
- a CDS encoding MoaD/ThiS family protein, whose product MDREKNTIDLRLFASLAVHMPPDANRFPISAGTTVAQIVDGMQIPRSQAKLVFINGIRKDLETSLQGGERVAVFPPLGGG is encoded by the coding sequence ATGGATCGCGAAAAAAACACGATCGATCTGAGATTGTTTGCCTCCCTGGCCGTGCACATGCCGCCCGACGCCAATCGCTTCCCCATATCCGCGGGTACCACCGTGGCGCAAATCGTTGACGGGATGCAAATTCCCCGGTCCCAAGCCAAGCTGGTGTTCATCAACGGTATTCGCAAGGATCTGGAGACATCACTGCAAGGCGGCGAACGCGTGGCCGTCTTTCCGCCCTTGGGCGGAGGTTAG